The Parvibaculaceae bacterium PLY_AMNH_Bact1 genome window below encodes:
- the rseP gene encoding RIP metalloprotease RseP (Derived by automated computational analysis using gene prediction method: Protein Homology. GO_component: GO:0016020 - membrane [Evidence IEA]; GO_function: GO:0004222 - metalloendopeptidase activity [Evidence IEA]; GO_process: GO:0006508 - proteolysis [Evidence IEA]), which translates to MEFITGIGGVSGSLISYVIPFLFVLTIVVFFHELGHFLVARWAGVTVETFSIGFGREIYGWNDRHGTRWKISWIPLGGYVKFLGDENAASTPAKDALKDLTPEQAAGNFHAKPLASRAAVVAAGPIANFILAIVIFAGLILAFGERIVAPLVADVRVDSAAEAAGFEVGDRVLEISGTKIDSFREMQMIVSFSADERLEILVDRNGENVLLEATPTVHEMTDRFGNVQRIGLLGIGADPDPANSLHVRHGPFTAIWMGVEQTWFIVSRTFQFLGDMIVGREDTSQLRGPLGIAQTSGQVATLGLAALINLAAVLSVSIGLINLFPIPMLDGGHLLYYGVEAVRGRPMGDEAQEYGFRIGLALVMMLMVFATWNDLTHLRVFEFLSNLLS; encoded by the coding sequence ATGGAATTCATCACCGGAATTGGGGGGGTAAGCGGATCTCTGATCAGCTACGTGATTCCCTTCTTGTTCGTTCTCACAATCGTCGTGTTTTTTCACGAGTTGGGCCACTTTCTTGTGGCTCGGTGGGCAGGGGTTACGGTTGAGACTTTCTCAATCGGCTTCGGTCGTGAAATCTATGGATGGAATGACAGACACGGCACTCGCTGGAAGATCAGCTGGATCCCGCTTGGTGGGTATGTGAAGTTTCTCGGCGACGAAAATGCAGCAAGCACACCGGCAAAGGATGCTCTCAAAGACCTGACGCCAGAACAAGCTGCAGGTAACTTCCACGCAAAACCGCTGGCAAGTCGCGCGGCTGTTGTGGCCGCAGGCCCAATTGCAAATTTCATTCTCGCGATTGTTATCTTTGCCGGCCTAATCCTTGCCTTTGGGGAACGGATTGTCGCGCCGCTCGTCGCTGACGTTCGGGTTGATAGCGCGGCTGAGGCGGCAGGTTTTGAAGTAGGGGATCGGGTCCTGGAGATATCTGGAACCAAGATCGACAGTTTCCGCGAAATGCAGATGATCGTGTCTTTCAGTGCAGACGAGCGCCTGGAAATTCTTGTGGATCGAAACGGCGAGAATGTCCTGCTGGAAGCAACACCAACCGTTCACGAGATGACGGATCGCTTTGGCAATGTACAGCGGATCGGCTTACTCGGTATTGGAGCGGACCCAGATCCTGCGAATTCTTTACATGTGCGTCATGGTCCGTTCACAGCCATTTGGATGGGTGTAGAACAAACCTGGTTCATCGTTTCACGCACCTTCCAGTTTCTCGGCGACATGATCGTGGGACGTGAAGACACGAGCCAGCTAAGAGGCCCGCTGGGAATCGCTCAGACATCTGGTCAAGTGGCGACATTGGGGCTGGCGGCTCTCATCAACCTGGCCGCCGTTCTGTCCGTGAGTATCGGATTGATCAACTTGTTTCCGATCCCCATGCTCGACGGCGGGCACTTGCTCTATTATGGCGTTGAAGCTGTGCGCGGAAGACCCATGGGTGACGAAGCACAGGAATATGGTTTTCGCATTGGCCTTGCATTAGTGATGATGCTGATGGTCTTTGCTACATGGAATGATTTAACTCACCTACGGGTGTTTGAGTTTCTTTCGAACCTCCTGAGTTAA
- the bamA gene encoding outer membrane protein assembly factor BamA (Derived by automated computational analysis using gene prediction method: Protein Homology. GO_component: GO:0009279 - cell outer membrane [Evidence IEA]) has product MRRMTRMTDMRYSLLTTTMLPLVCACSLIGAALVTPGAHAAEPTIGSFQLAANDVISSIVVEGNQRIEAETVRSYMAFKQGDVYDDEKVDQSLKTLFGTSLFADVTIRREGDRLIVAVAENPVINRVAFEGNSAVNDDALDTEVQLKPRTIYTRAKVQSDVQRIVDVMRRSGRFSATVEPKVIQLPQNRVDLVFEIDEGPVTKIGGINFIGNREFSDGRLREVIATSQSAWWKFLSSSDNYDPDRLAFDRELLRRHYLSEGFADFQVVSAVADLSRDGEEFFITFTVEEGEQYTFGPSQVTTELDKLNVEKLNSLILTIEGDTYNAGLIDKTVDALTFEAGTKGYAFSEVRPRVSRDKETLSAAVTYRITEGPRAYVERINIDGNLRTLDRVIRREMRMAEGDAFNRVLLERSEKSIRALGFFSAVEVTEEPGSAPDQTIINVAVQEQSTGELSLGFGFSSTDSALADISLTERNFMGKGQLLRLRLALSGTSQQIDLRFTEPYFLGRDLVAGVDVFGVENDFQDESGFDERVTGIGFRFGFPLSENGRILTRYALRQEEILNIRRSGSNSAGGLVNDRKSLRSSVGYTYYLDRRNDPVEPTGGWDFEIDQEFAGVGGDIRYIRAEVTGRVYYEITEEFLASLRVKTGGIEGIGQDVIISDRIFIGGSDFRGFERSGIGPRDLVSGNSLGSQLFAIGSVEVTFPNFLPEALDITTSLFTDFGVVGNADQQDGIFNGFPVDAEDDLAPRVTAGLSIYWQSPFGPVRVDLSQAIRKEDYDKTESFRFSAGTRF; this is encoded by the coding sequence ATGAGGCGTATGACGCGAATGACGGATATGAGATATAGTCTCCTGACGACAACGATGCTGCCACTTGTATGTGCCTGTTCGCTGATTGGTGCTGCTTTAGTGACGCCTGGAGCTCATGCTGCGGAACCCACAATTGGCTCATTTCAATTGGCGGCCAATGACGTCATTTCCAGCATTGTCGTTGAAGGAAACCAGCGGATCGAAGCTGAGACCGTTCGTTCGTATATGGCCTTTAAGCAGGGTGATGTGTACGACGACGAGAAAGTTGACCAATCGCTGAAAACGCTTTTCGGGACCAGCCTATTTGCGGACGTGACGATCCGCCGGGAAGGCGATCGACTAATCGTTGCGGTTGCTGAGAACCCCGTCATCAACCGTGTTGCGTTTGAGGGCAACAGCGCGGTGAACGATGATGCGCTTGATACCGAGGTACAGCTCAAGCCGCGTACGATCTACACGAGAGCGAAAGTTCAAAGCGATGTTCAGCGCATAGTGGACGTCATGCGCCGGTCTGGTCGCTTCTCTGCGACAGTTGAACCAAAAGTAATCCAGCTTCCTCAGAACCGCGTTGACTTGGTTTTTGAGATTGATGAGGGACCTGTTACCAAAATTGGTGGCATCAACTTCATAGGCAACAGGGAATTTTCCGACGGTCGATTGCGCGAAGTTATTGCGACCTCGCAGTCCGCTTGGTGGAAATTTCTATCAAGCTCAGACAATTACGACCCTGACCGACTTGCATTTGACCGAGAGCTTTTGAGGCGCCACTACCTTTCAGAAGGGTTTGCTGATTTTCAGGTCGTCTCAGCGGTCGCTGACTTAAGCCGCGACGGAGAAGAGTTTTTCATTACCTTCACAGTGGAGGAGGGAGAGCAATATACGTTCGGACCTTCCCAGGTGACGACGGAGCTGGATAAGCTCAATGTTGAAAAGCTGAACTCTCTGATCCTGACAATTGAGGGCGACACTTATAACGCGGGCTTGATCGATAAAACGGTCGACGCATTGACATTTGAGGCGGGCACTAAAGGGTATGCGTTCTCAGAAGTCCGCCCGCGCGTTAGCCGTGACAAGGAAACTCTCAGTGCGGCGGTTACCTATCGCATCACTGAGGGACCCCGCGCGTATGTCGAGCGCATCAATATTGATGGAAATCTGCGAACTCTCGACCGGGTTATTCGCCGCGAAATGAGAATGGCCGAAGGAGACGCGTTTAACCGTGTCTTGTTGGAAAGATCAGAGAAGTCTATTCGGGCGCTTGGTTTCTTTTCCGCAGTTGAAGTGACCGAGGAACCAGGCTCCGCACCAGACCAGACAATTATCAATGTTGCTGTTCAGGAACAATCTACCGGTGAGTTGTCACTCGGCTTTGGGTTTTCCTCTACTGACAGTGCACTTGCAGACATCAGTCTCACCGAGCGGAACTTTATGGGTAAGGGACAGCTTCTGAGGTTGAGACTTGCTCTATCAGGGACAAGCCAACAGATTGACCTGAGATTCACGGAACCCTATTTCCTTGGGCGAGACTTGGTTGCGGGTGTTGACGTTTTCGGTGTTGAAAATGATTTCCAGGATGAGTCTGGTTTTGACGAACGCGTGACTGGTATTGGCTTCCGATTTGGTTTCCCGTTGTCGGAGAATGGGCGCATTTTGACCAGATACGCTCTAAGACAGGAAGAAATTCTGAATATTCGGCGCTCTGGATCGAACAGTGCTGGTGGCCTTGTAAATGATCGGAAATCGCTGCGATCATCTGTTGGATACACTTACTATCTTGATCGGAGAAATGATCCAGTCGAACCAACAGGTGGTTGGGATTTTGAGATTGACCAGGAGTTCGCTGGTGTAGGCGGTGATATTCGATACATCCGCGCGGAGGTTACCGGCCGAGTGTATTATGAAATCACAGAAGAGTTCCTCGCGAGCTTGCGCGTGAAGACAGGTGGCATTGAGGGTATCGGTCAGGATGTGATTATTTCAGACCGCATCTTCATTGGGGGATCAGATTTCCGGGGGTTTGAACGCTCTGGTATTGGCCCTCGTGATTTGGTATCTGGTAACTCACTTGGATCGCAGCTCTTTGCGATCGGTAGTGTGGAAGTGACCTTTCCAAATTTCCTACCTGAGGCATTGGATATTACAACCAGCCTCTTCACAGACTTTGGTGTGGTGGGCAATGCCGACCAACAGGATGGTATTTTCAATGGCTTCCCTGTGGACGCCGAGGATGATTTGGCACCTAGGGTTACTGCCGGTCTCAGCATCTATTGGCAATCTCCATTTGGTCCGGTCAGGGTCGATTTGAGCCAAGCGATCCGGAAAGAAGACTACGATAAGACAGAGTCCTTTAGGTTCTCAGCGGGTACGCGTTTCTAA
- a CDS encoding OmpH family outer membrane protein (Derived by automated computational analysis using gene prediction method: Protein Homology.), with product MMYFFKAAKQFAAIFTVMSAVAIMQVSTSTPAHAEKVPTIILIVDMAGLFTDSEVGQDVSRQVQELASTLQQEDLTTRQALAAEAESIGQQRANFSPEELQAKVNDIQLRQQTHVQKIAVRQQAIQRGRAQANSQIAEVIKPIFSELLQKHNAGLLIDQANVLAGGLDLNITSEAMALLNQRLTKVTVTPVSGETNGQ from the coding sequence ATGATGTATTTCTTTAAGGCAGCAAAACAGTTTGCCGCGATCTTCACTGTGATGTCCGCTGTTGCGATCATGCAGGTGAGTACCAGCACTCCCGCCCATGCGGAGAAAGTTCCAACGATCATTTTGATCGTAGACATGGCTGGATTGTTTACTGATTCAGAGGTAGGGCAAGATGTTTCGCGCCAGGTGCAGGAGTTGGCGTCTACGCTGCAACAGGAAGATCTGACGACAAGACAGGCACTCGCCGCAGAAGCGGAAAGCATTGGCCAGCAACGGGCAAATTTTTCCCCTGAGGAACTGCAGGCAAAAGTGAACGATATCCAGCTGCGACAGCAAACACACGTTCAAAAGATCGCAGTACGGCAGCAAGCAATTCAGCGTGGGCGGGCTCAAGCAAACAGTCAGATCGCTGAAGTGATTAAGCCGATTTTCAGCGAGCTTCTACAAAAGCACAATGCTGGCCTTTTGATCGACCAGGCAAATGTTCTAGCCGGTGGCCTGGACCTGAACATCACATCTGAAGCCATGGCCCTCTTAAACCAACGCCTTACGAAGGTGACGGTTACGCCGGTAAGTGGCGAAACGAACGGCCAATAG
- the lpxD gene encoding UDP-3-O-(3-hydroxymyristoyl)glucosamine N-acyltransferase (Derived by automated computational analysis using gene prediction method: Protein Homology. GO_function: GO:0016410 - N-acyltransferase activity [Evidence IEA]; GO_process: GO:0009245 - lipid A biosynthetic process [Evidence IEA]) has product MADPRFFEREGPFSLGELASRIEASVHEKSDETISIVDVAPLDKAGQDEIAFLDNPKYVAAFEATKASACIVGSKFVDKAPDGIALLVSDQPYRSYALAAQCFYPTSCRPSDTFGDASVVSAAAHVHPSAKVGEGVTIEPGAVVSADCEVGAGAVIASGAIVTKGCTVGRDSYIGAGVTISHAHIGDRVIVHPGVRIGQDGFGFAMGLPTHEKIPQLGRVIVQDDVEIGANTTIDRGAGPDTIVGAGTKIDNLVQIGHNVVIGQGCIIVAQCGLSGSGEFGDYVALGARVGTIGHIKIGDGVQIAARSSVIHDIPTGERWGGTPAKPVREWQRELIALQRMAKEYGKKKG; this is encoded by the coding sequence ATGGCTGATCCACGCTTCTTTGAAAGAGAAGGCCCGTTTTCATTGGGCGAATTGGCGTCGCGGATAGAAGCATCCGTGCATGAGAAGTCTGACGAAACTATCTCGATCGTTGATGTGGCGCCACTCGACAAAGCCGGGCAGGACGAGATTGCGTTTCTCGACAATCCGAAATATGTCGCGGCCTTCGAAGCAACTAAGGCTAGTGCATGTATCGTCGGCAGCAAGTTTGTTGATAAGGCCCCTGACGGCATCGCACTGTTGGTAAGCGATCAACCGTATAGGTCTTACGCACTTGCTGCACAGTGCTTCTATCCAACAAGTTGTCGCCCATCAGATACCTTTGGGGATGCGTCGGTGGTGAGTGCCGCGGCGCACGTGCACCCTTCCGCCAAGGTGGGGGAAGGAGTGACGATTGAGCCGGGCGCTGTTGTCAGCGCAGATTGCGAAGTTGGGGCCGGGGCTGTGATTGCCTCCGGTGCCATCGTGACCAAGGGCTGCACCGTTGGGCGAGATAGCTACATCGGAGCGGGCGTCACCATATCCCATGCTCACATCGGGGATCGTGTCATTGTTCACCCTGGTGTTCGTATCGGACAGGACGGTTTTGGGTTTGCAATGGGGTTGCCTACCCATGAAAAAATCCCACAACTCGGGCGGGTAATTGTACAGGATGATGTAGAGATCGGTGCGAACACCACGATAGATCGAGGTGCTGGGCCTGACACAATCGTTGGTGCTGGAACAAAGATCGATAACTTGGTTCAGATTGGCCACAATGTCGTCATAGGCCAGGGGTGTATTATCGTCGCTCAATGTGGCCTGTCGGGGAGCGGTGAGTTTGGCGACTATGTCGCGCTTGGAGCGCGCGTCGGCACGATTGGTCACATCAAGATTGGCGATGGCGTTCAGATTGCGGCGCGGTCAAGTGTCATTCATGACATTCCTACGGGCGAGCGTTGGGGCGGCACACCCGCAAAGCCTGTAAGGGAATGGCAGCGCGAGCTGATAGCGTTGCAGCGGATGGCGAAAGAGTATGGGAAAAAGAAGGGCTAG
- the fabZ gene encoding 3-hydroxyacyl-ACP dehydratase FabZ (Derived by automated computational analysis using gene prediction method: Protein Homology. GO_function: GO:0016836 - hydro-lyase activity [Evidence IEA]; GO_process: GO:0006633 - fatty acid biosynthetic process [Evidence IEA]), which translates to MTETANEVEGSGGVSLDSADVNRVMELLPHRYPMLLIDKIRDMNGCESAVGVKNVTINDPYFQGHFPGHPVFPGVLIVEAMAQTAGALVIHGTEGDAGKKIVYFMAIDKAKFRKPVVPGDQLELHVSKLQNRGPVWKFRGIAKVDGVVVAEADYAAMIRDAEEGE; encoded by the coding sequence ATGACTGAGACGGCAAACGAAGTGGAAGGCAGTGGTGGGGTCAGTTTGGATTCTGCCGATGTAAACCGAGTGATGGAACTGCTTCCCCATCGCTATCCGATGCTATTAATCGATAAGATCCGCGACATGAACGGGTGTGAATCGGCGGTCGGAGTCAAGAATGTCACGATCAACGATCCCTATTTTCAAGGACACTTTCCAGGCCACCCGGTCTTTCCCGGCGTACTTATTGTTGAAGCCATGGCTCAGACGGCTGGCGCACTTGTGATCCATGGGACAGAAGGCGACGCCGGGAAGAAAATCGTTTACTTCATGGCGATTGATAAAGCGAAGTTCCGCAAACCCGTTGTGCCCGGTGATCAGTTGGAGCTGCATGTATCAAAATTGCAGAACCGCGGGCCGGTTTGGAAGTTCCGTGGAATTGCGAAAGTGGATGGGGTCGTTGTTGCTGAAGCTGATTATGCGGCCATGATCCGCGACGCGGAAGAGGGCGAATGA
- the lpxA gene encoding acyl-ACP--UDP-N-acetylglucosamine O-acyltransferase (Derived by automated computational analysis using gene prediction method: Protein Homology. GO_function: GO:0008780 - acyl-[acyl-carrier-protein]-UDP-N-acetylglucosamine O-acyltransferase activity [Evidence IEA]; GO_process: GO:0008610 - lipid biosynthetic process [Evidence IEA]), giving the protein MTQVHETAIVDASAELASDVVVGPYSIIGPRVRLAESVKLHSHVVVDGKTSVGARTEIFPFASIGQPPQDLKYEGEESELIVGSDNMIREHVTMNSGTEGGGLVTEVGNNCAFLTGAHVGHDTKVGNGVVLSNNVMLAGHCIIDDFVIVSGGAGVHQFTRIGKHSFIGGMSGVENDVIPYGMVLGNRARLAGLNVIGMKRRGFEREQIHALRAAYRMLFAEEGTLRERVEDVAALFNEQQDVMDIIDFIKDETSRSICMPRASTDD; this is encoded by the coding sequence ATGACCCAAGTACACGAAACAGCAATCGTTGATGCATCCGCCGAGCTGGCATCTGATGTTGTTGTCGGGCCATACTCAATCATCGGCCCCCGTGTCCGCCTGGCAGAGAGTGTCAAACTCCACTCTCATGTTGTGGTGGATGGAAAAACCAGTGTTGGTGCCCGTACCGAGATTTTCCCCTTTGCCTCAATCGGGCAGCCACCTCAAGACCTCAAATATGAGGGGGAGGAGAGCGAGCTTATCGTCGGATCAGACAATATGATCCGAGAGCATGTGACAATGAACTCAGGGACCGAGGGTGGCGGACTGGTAACTGAGGTGGGGAATAACTGTGCTTTTCTGACAGGCGCGCATGTGGGACACGATACAAAGGTTGGAAATGGTGTAGTTCTTTCCAACAATGTCATGCTTGCAGGTCATTGCATCATTGATGATTTCGTCATCGTGAGCGGCGGCGCTGGTGTGCATCAGTTTACGCGTATCGGGAAACATTCTTTCATTGGCGGCATGAGTGGCGTCGAAAACGATGTCATTCCGTATGGCATGGTCCTGGGAAACCGGGCGCGCCTCGCAGGTTTGAACGTGATTGGCATGAAACGGCGCGGCTTTGAGCGGGAACAGATACATGCGTTGCGGGCTGCCTATCGAATGCTCTTCGCGGAAGAGGGGACGCTTCGCGAGCGCGTCGAGGATGTTGCAGCTCTCTTCAACGAACAGCAAGATGTGATGGATATCATTGACTTCATCAAAGATGAGACAAGCAGGTCCATCTGCATGCCACGCGCTTCGACAGATGACTAA
- the lpxI gene encoding UDP-2,3-diacylglucosamine diphosphatase LpxI (LpxI, functionally equivalent to LpxH, replaces it in LPS biosynthesis in a minority of bacteria; Derived by automated computational analysis using gene prediction method: Protein Homology.), with the protein MSAALPEKPTLGIIAGGGPLPSIVAEAAVTKGRPVFIVGIKGWSDPAIAEFPHAWVRYGALGKTIELLKQARCRDLVMIGPLDRPTFFNFRPDMTILKSIVRVIGLLRRGDDGLLSGTVRYFEETHGFHIRPAEEVAAELVAPAGSLTTTTPSLADETDIQMAVEIVRERGAKDLGQGAVVANGQVLAVEDNAGTDEMLGRVSRLPSRPGRSGVLVKLPKPGQERRVDLPTLGLTTVENAAEAGLAGIVYEASGALIANVDGVGKRADELGLFVVGLPAGVGEGE; encoded by the coding sequence ATGAGCGCTGCACTTCCTGAGAAACCGACCCTCGGAATTATCGCGGGCGGGGGCCCATTGCCGAGCATCGTTGCAGAAGCAGCTGTAACGAAGGGACGACCTGTATTCATAGTCGGCATCAAGGGATGGAGTGATCCAGCGATTGCGGAGTTTCCCCACGCCTGGGTTCGCTATGGGGCGTTGGGCAAGACAATTGAGCTGCTTAAACAAGCGCGTTGCCGAGATCTGGTCATGATCGGGCCATTGGACCGACCGACCTTTTTCAACTTCCGACCAGATATGACGATTTTGAAATCTATCGTGCGGGTGATTGGTTTGTTGCGACGCGGCGATGACGGTCTTCTCAGCGGTACAGTTAGGTATTTCGAGGAAACCCACGGGTTTCACATTCGTCCTGCTGAAGAGGTTGCTGCTGAACTTGTTGCGCCTGCGGGGTCATTGACGACGACGACTCCGTCTTTGGCGGATGAAACGGACATTCAAATGGCTGTTGAAATCGTTCGAGAACGAGGCGCAAAAGACTTGGGTCAGGGTGCGGTCGTGGCGAATGGACAGGTCCTCGCCGTCGAAGATAATGCAGGTACGGATGAAATGCTTGGGCGCGTTTCTAGGCTGCCCAGTAGGCCCGGAAGATCCGGCGTCCTGGTAAAACTCCCGAAACCGGGGCAGGAAAGGCGAGTTGACCTCCCTACTTTGGGGCTCACAACGGTCGAGAATGCGGCGGAGGCAGGGCTGGCAGGAATTGTCTATGAAGCTTCTGGCGCGCTGATAGCAAATGTTGATGGTGTTGGAAAACGCGCCGATGAATTGGGTTTATTTGTTGTCGGCCTTCCTGCTGGCGTTGGAGAGGGCGAGTGA
- the lpxB gene encoding lipid-A-disaccharide synthase (Derived by automated computational analysis using gene prediction method: Protein Homology. GO_function: GO:0008915 - lipid-A-disaccharide synthase activity [Evidence IEA]; GO_process: GO:0009245 - lipid A biosynthetic process [Evidence IEA]) produces the protein MTDPHHIMLVVGETSGDTLGAALMTSVRNVLGDRVRFSGVGGPRMEAEGLSSIFPMTDIAVMGPREVIPRLPLILRRMSETTRHAVETRPDLVVIIDSPDFTHTVAKRIHRKAPEIPIANYVSPSVWAWRRGRAKAMATYLRKVLALLPFEPAFFRAEAGLDCEYVGHPAIEKIASSEEGRAFREQKGIAADAPVLLALPGSRTNEVKRLIGLMGETVAQVAAHHEGLSVVIPVVPHVEDLVVEAVKDWPVEPVLAFGDEEKRGAFAAATAAIAASGTVSLELGLAGIPMVVAYKIDPVAAWSVSRFLKVPTVVLVNLILDRPAVKEFLQDHCKSEDLSAALIPLIGDTEERRQALVDLAEMRDLMGVGGPSPSTRAANVVLEMLGEKPAA, from the coding sequence GTGACAGATCCTCATCACATTATGCTAGTCGTTGGTGAGACGTCAGGGGACACTTTGGGTGCCGCATTGATGACCTCGGTGCGCAATGTCCTTGGCGATAGAGTGCGCTTCTCAGGTGTAGGTGGGCCACGCATGGAGGCGGAGGGATTATCATCGATCTTCCCCATGACCGATATCGCCGTTATGGGGCCAAGGGAAGTGATACCGCGCCTACCGCTGATTTTGCGGCGTATGTCAGAAACCACGCGTCATGCCGTGGAGACACGACCTGACTTGGTCGTCATTATTGACAGTCCGGACTTTACCCATACGGTCGCAAAGCGGATCCACAGGAAAGCGCCTGAGATTCCCATCGCAAACTATGTATCGCCGAGTGTGTGGGCCTGGCGCCGCGGTCGTGCGAAAGCGATGGCGACCTACTTACGTAAAGTGCTTGCACTACTCCCCTTTGAGCCAGCCTTCTTTCGTGCCGAGGCCGGACTGGATTGTGAGTATGTGGGACACCCTGCAATTGAGAAGATAGCATCGTCTGAAGAGGGCAGAGCTTTTCGCGAGCAAAAGGGAATCGCGGCAGACGCTCCGGTATTGCTTGCGCTGCCGGGCAGCCGCACGAATGAAGTAAAGCGCCTTATTGGACTTATGGGAGAGACCGTGGCGCAGGTGGCAGCACATCACGAAGGCCTGAGCGTTGTTATCCCCGTTGTACCCCATGTCGAGGATCTCGTTGTCGAAGCTGTGAAAGACTGGCCGGTGGAGCCTGTTTTGGCTTTCGGTGACGAAGAGAAACGCGGTGCGTTTGCAGCGGCGACCGCCGCAATCGCGGCATCGGGCACCGTGTCTCTGGAGTTGGGGCTTGCCGGAATTCCTATGGTGGTGGCCTACAAAATCGACCCCGTTGCCGCCTGGAGTGTTTCAAGGTTTCTCAAGGTGCCGACGGTTGTTCTGGTCAATTTGATATTGGACCGACCGGCCGTGAAGGAGTTTTTGCAAGACCACTGCAAATCTGAGGACTTAAGCGCAGCCCTTATTCCACTCATCGGCGATACCGAAGAACGCAGGCAAGCACTCGTCGATCTTGCGGAGATGCGTGATCTCATGGGCGTTGGCGGCCCGAGCCCTAGCACGCGCGCTGCAAATGTTGTGTTGGAAATGCTGGGCGAAAAGCCTGCCGCATAA